One segment of Trichlorobacter ammonificans DNA contains the following:
- a CDS encoding pyridoxamine 5'-phosphate oxidase family protein: protein MIPEPLLEILKQDGIVAIATLGQEGPHLVNTWNSYIRITDDGRILIPAGYMHRTEANVAFNPEVLITLGSSKVRGLHGPGAGFLIKGTAAFITSGPEFDLLKAKFDWLRATMAVTPVSVTQTW from the coding sequence ATGATCCCGGAACCATTGCTGGAAATTCTGAAACAGGACGGCATCGTTGCCATTGCGACCCTCGGCCAGGAGGGGCCACACCTGGTGAATACCTGGAACAGCTATATCCGTATTACGGATGACGGCCGCATCCTGATACCGGCCGGTTACATGCACCGAACCGAGGCCAATGTCGCCTTCAATCCCGAGGTGCTGATCACCCTGGGCAGCAGCAAGGTGCGGGGGCTCCACGGTCCGGGGGCCGGTTTTCTGATCAAGGGGACCGCGGCGTTCATCACCTCCGGCCCCGAGTTCGACCTGCTGAAAGCAAAATTCGACTGGCTGCGCGCCACCATGGCGGTTACTCCCGTGAGCGTCACGCAGACCTGGTAG
- a CDS encoding bacteriohemerythrin, with the protein MALVEWQTEYSVGSERLDQQHQRIVGMINQLGEAMDTGAEKTALMKILSDLAGYTKTHFAEEERMLEQCAYPALGEHRARHADLTRQLADFYRNFYVKTKPQTKEVMDFLQHWLYDHILEQDKAYASHLNG; encoded by the coding sequence ATGGCGCTCGTGGAGTGGCAAACGGAGTATAGCGTGGGCAGCGAACGGCTCGACCAGCAGCACCAGCGGATCGTCGGCATGATCAACCAGTTGGGCGAAGCCATGGACACCGGCGCGGAGAAGACCGCCCTGATGAAAATCCTCTCCGATCTGGCCGGTTACACCAAGACTCACTTTGCCGAAGAGGAACGGATGCTGGAACAGTGCGCCTATCCCGCTCTTGGCGAGCACCGCGCCCGGCATGCCGACCTCACCCGGCAACTTGCCGACTTCTACCGCAACTTCTACGTCAAGACCAAGCCCCAGACCAAGGAGGTCATGGACTTTCTGCAGCACTGGCTCTACGACCATATCCTGGAGCAGGACAAGGCCTACGCTTCACACCTCAACGGCTGA
- a CDS encoding metallophosphoesterase, giving the protein MAIVVGDIHGNVDKVERFLAHRPDQLHVALGDYVDSFRESFESQVRVVELLAASDAVMLWGNHDLHYLSKAPWRSSGYQHSHADQFRRLFDDLLQRRRLVAAHWADGWFCTHAGFAEGGWGLTPGGCCRGNSRYLADCINAHFYACLAGDHGSPLFNVPVARGGRAPYGGIFWLDPFRENVRLDPVYRQLFGHTEQKEPVVTERWVCLDTTNADDIWVFDTETEALTNLRTPEELKERQLLLRRKEELARLQAAAGGF; this is encoded by the coding sequence ATGGCAATCGTTGTCGGCGATATCCACGGTAATGTGGACAAGGTGGAACGGTTTCTGGCCCACCGTCCGGACCAGCTCCATGTGGCCCTGGGGGACTACGTGGATTCCTTCCGCGAGAGCTTCGAATCCCAGGTGCGGGTGGTGGAGCTGCTGGCGGCAAGCGATGCGGTCATGCTCTGGGGGAACCATGACCTGCACTACCTGAGCAAGGCCCCCTGGCGCAGCAGCGGCTACCAGCACAGCCACGCGGACCAGTTCCGGCGGCTGTTCGATGACCTGCTGCAACGCCGTCGGCTGGTGGCGGCCCACTGGGCCGACGGCTGGTTCTGTACCCATGCCGGCTTTGCCGAAGGGGGCTGGGGACTGACTCCAGGAGGGTGCTGCCGGGGGAATTCCCGCTACCTGGCCGACTGCATCAACGCACATTTTTACGCCTGCCTCGCGGGGGATCATGGGAGCCCCCTCTTCAACGTGCCGGTGGCCCGCGGCGGCCGCGCCCCCTACGGCGGCATCTTCTGGCTGGACCCGTTCCGCGAGAACGTGCGTCTCGATCCCGTTTACCGCCAGTTGTTCGGCCACACCGAGCAGAAGGAACCGGTGGTGACGGAACGCTGGGTCTGTCTGGACACCACCAATGCCGACGATATCTGGGTGTTTGACACTGAAACCGAAGCCCTGACCAACCTGCGAACGCCGGAGGAGCTGAAGGAGCGGCAGCTTCTGTTACGCCGCAAGGAGGAACTGGCCCGCCTGCAGGCTGCCGCTGGCGGGTTCTAG
- a CDS encoding sensor domain-containing diguanylate cyclase: MIGRFNSFRLRLSLLFGGLALLVGFGVALYLNHVASLHMKEDSRFRLQRLTRSIAGSLAANLREREREVVLLSRSPLLTRERLDSPDIRTTLDLARQSYRHYAWIGVTDGEGTILTAADGLLEGVSAAQREWFIRGRENVFVGDVHEAVLLAKKLKAENPSEPLRFVDFAAPVRDAAGRLRGVLATHAHWAWVDEVIKNALPGDAGLNGVEVLIIDRRGDILYPYRYMGQVKIPAALPTDGKPAVIDWDGGHRYMTGIVTVTAGTSTELKWRVLVRQPIASALAPVAALQRTLLVIGVGIAVMFMFLAYRAAVAFSRPVEHLAEVAHTIEQGDEATPFTLTSGIREIQKLADSLRGMTSTLLERKRQLEESNQYLELKVQERTAELVTANRELERIALHDALTGLHNRRAANERLHDEFVRMQRSGTSYGLLLMDIDHFKRVNDTFGHEVGDLVLRHVAALLAGSLRQSDFVARFGGEEFLALLPDTDRQGALVLAEKLRAGVADSVAPGAGRVTISIGVAEAGRQDGSEEEAVRRADQALYRAKERGRNRVTD; this comes from the coding sequence ATGATCGGACGATTCAACAGCTTTCGTTTGCGGCTGTCCCTGCTCTTCGGCGGTCTGGCCCTGCTGGTGGGATTCGGTGTGGCCCTGTACCTTAACCATGTTGCGTCGTTACACATGAAGGAGGACAGCCGTTTCCGGCTGCAACGGCTCACCCGCAGCATTGCCGGCTCCCTGGCCGCCAACCTGCGGGAGCGGGAACGGGAGGTGGTGCTGTTGAGCCGTTCGCCGCTTTTGACGCGTGAACGTCTCGACAGTCCTGATATCAGGACAACCCTGGACTTGGCGCGGCAGTCCTACCGGCATTACGCCTGGATCGGCGTGACTGATGGAGAGGGAACCATCCTGACCGCTGCCGACGGGCTGCTGGAGGGGGTGTCGGCGGCCCAGCGGGAATGGTTCATCCGTGGCCGGGAGAACGTTTTCGTCGGCGACGTACACGAAGCGGTTTTGCTGGCCAAGAAGCTGAAGGCCGAGAATCCCAGCGAACCGCTCCGATTCGTGGATTTTGCGGCACCGGTGCGTGACGCTGCCGGCAGACTGCGGGGGGTGCTGGCCACCCATGCCCACTGGGCCTGGGTGGATGAGGTGATCAAAAATGCCCTGCCGGGGGATGCCGGTCTCAATGGTGTCGAGGTGTTGATCATCGACCGACGGGGAGATATCCTGTACCCCTATCGGTACATGGGACAGGTGAAGATACCCGCAGCGCTCCCCACCGACGGAAAGCCGGCGGTTATCGACTGGGACGGCGGTCATCGCTACATGACCGGCATCGTGACTGTGACCGCCGGAACGTCCACCGAGCTGAAATGGCGGGTGCTGGTGCGGCAACCGATCGCCAGCGCGCTGGCGCCGGTAGCCGCGTTGCAGCGTACCCTGCTGGTGATTGGAGTGGGCATTGCGGTGATGTTCATGTTTCTGGCCTACCGCGCGGCGGTGGCCTTCAGCCGGCCGGTGGAGCACTTGGCCGAAGTTGCCCACACGATCGAGCAGGGGGACGAAGCAACCCCCTTTACCCTCACCAGCGGTATCCGCGAGATCCAGAAACTGGCGGATTCGTTGCGCGGCATGACCTCGACCCTGCTGGAGCGGAAGCGGCAACTGGAAGAAAGCAATCAGTATCTGGAGTTGAAGGTGCAGGAGCGCACCGCGGAACTGGTAACGGCCAACCGGGAGCTGGAGCGGATCGCCCTGCACGACGCCCTGACCGGCCTTCACAATCGCCGGGCAGCGAACGAACGGCTCCATGACGAGTTTGTGCGCATGCAGCGTTCCGGGACGTCTTATGGTTTGCTGCTGATGGACATCGATCATTTCAAACGGGTGAACGACACCTTCGGTCATGAGGTGGGGGATCTGGTGCTCAGGCATGTGGCGGCTCTGCTGGCCGGCTCGTTGCGTCAGAGCGATTTTGTTGCCCGTTTCGGCGGCGAGGAGTTCCTGGCGCTGCTGCCGGACACTGACCGGCAGGGTGCCCTGGTGCTTGCCGAAAAGCTTCGTGCCGGCGTGGCCGATTCCGTTGCCCCCGGGGCGGGGCGGGTCACCATTAGTATCGGGGTGGCCGAAGCCGGCCGGCAGGACGGCAGCGAGGAAGAGGCGGTGCGTCGGGCCGATCAGGCGTTGTATCGGGCAAAGGAGAGAGGCAGGAACCGGGTGACCGATTGA
- a CDS encoding DnaJ C-terminal domain-containing protein → MAQTDYYKSLGVEKTATADDIKKAFRKLAVKYHPDRNQGDSAAEEKFKEINEAYAVLSDPEKRKQYDTFGSSDFHRQYSQEDIFKGFDFSGTFRDMGMGDGGDDIFSRLFGGAFRRSSGGGGFRRGPQRGADLTLELDVGFREAALGGEKLVAFRRNGVREELKVRIPAGVDNGSRVRIAGKGSDGENGGPSGDLFLIVRVAHDPVFSRDGGDLFVERTIRFSEACLGVSLEVPTLEETRRIKVPPGIQPGTKLRLKGCGIKTPGSNAKGDLYVKINVHVPEGLNSSQKKLVEEMARAGL, encoded by the coding sequence ATGGCGCAGACGGATTACTACAAGTCGCTGGGAGTCGAAAAGACGGCAACCGCCGACGACATCAAGAAGGCGTTCCGCAAGCTGGCGGTGAAGTACCATCCGGACCGCAACCAGGGAGATAGCGCCGCCGAGGAGAAGTTCAAGGAGATCAACGAAGCCTACGCCGTACTCTCCGACCCGGAAAAACGCAAGCAGTACGATACGTTCGGGTCGTCTGACTTCCATCGTCAGTATTCTCAGGAGGATATCTTCAAGGGGTTTGATTTCTCCGGCACCTTCCGGGATATGGGGATGGGGGACGGCGGAGATGATATTTTCTCCCGGCTGTTCGGCGGCGCCTTCCGCCGGAGTAGCGGTGGCGGCGGATTCCGCAGGGGGCCGCAACGGGGTGCCGATCTGACCCTGGAGCTGGACGTGGGCTTTCGCGAGGCGGCGCTGGGCGGCGAAAAGCTGGTGGCTTTCCGGCGCAACGGCGTGCGGGAGGAGTTGAAGGTCCGGATTCCCGCCGGTGTCGATAACGGCAGTCGGGTCAGAATCGCCGGCAAGGGGAGCGACGGGGAAAACGGCGGTCCCAGCGGCGATCTGTTCTTGATCGTACGGGTTGCCCATGACCCGGTGTTTAGCCGTGACGGCGGAGATTTGTTCGTGGAGCGGACCATCCGCTTCAGTGAGGCCTGTCTGGGAGTCAGCCTGGAGGTGCCGACCCTGGAGGAAACCCGGCGGATCAAGGTGCCGCCCGGTATCCAGCCCGGTACGAAGCTCCGCCTGAAGGGATGCGGTATCAAGACGCCCGGTTCCAACGCCAAAGGGGACCTGTACGTCAAGATCAACGTCCATGTACCGGAAGGGCTGAACAGTAGTCAGAAAAAGCTGGTGGAGGAAATGGCCAGGGCCGGTCTGTAA
- a CDS encoding ATP-binding protein, protein MLIHRTIQPELLRLAGQYPIVTIVGPRQSGKSTLCRMTFPDKPYVSLEQLALRDYALNDPQGFLRDYAAGGAVIDEIQRAPGLLSELQVLVDADPTRKGAYIITGSHQFLLMERVTQSLAGRTAILKLLPFSFQERYAQAAQPEISQMLFEGFYPRILNDQLDPVEALSFYLTTYVERDVREIMAVKNLALFTRFLRLCAGRTGQILNINSLAADCGINHGTARAWLSVLEASFIITLLQPHFENFNKRLVKSPKLYFWDVGLAAHLLAIEQPGQITHHPLVGALFETFVVTELMKQRLNMVREPRLYYWRDNAGHEVDLLFESPAGIVPIEIKLGATIQQSAWKGIDHYRKLNAAARPGLLICGATERQQRSNGMLVVGYPHIGDVIAGLA, encoded by the coding sequence ATGCTCATACATCGAACCATACAGCCGGAATTGCTCCGGCTGGCTGGTCAATACCCGATTGTGACGATAGTCGGGCCGCGCCAATCAGGTAAAAGCACCCTGTGCCGGATGACCTTTCCCGATAAGCCTTACGTTTCCCTTGAGCAGCTTGCCCTGCGCGACTATGCGCTGAACGACCCGCAAGGCTTTCTGCGGGATTACGCGGCAGGCGGCGCGGTGATTGACGAGATTCAACGGGCGCCGGGCCTGCTCTCGGAATTGCAGGTGCTGGTGGATGCCGACCCGACCCGGAAAGGCGCTTATATTATTACCGGCAGCCACCAGTTTCTGCTGATGGAGCGGGTTACCCAATCACTTGCCGGACGTACGGCCATTCTGAAGCTGCTGCCGTTTTCATTTCAGGAGCGCTATGCCCAGGCAGCGCAGCCGGAAATTTCGCAGATGCTGTTTGAAGGGTTTTATCCGCGCATTCTGAATGATCAACTGGACCCTGTCGAAGCGCTCTCGTTCTACCTGACCACCTACGTTGAGCGGGATGTCCGCGAGATCATGGCCGTCAAGAACCTGGCGCTCTTTACCCGTTTTTTACGCCTGTGCGCCGGACGTACGGGACAGATTCTCAACATCAACTCACTGGCCGCCGATTGCGGCATCAACCACGGAACTGCCCGTGCGTGGCTCTCTGTCCTGGAAGCCAGCTTCATCATCACCCTGCTGCAGCCTCATTTTGAGAATTTCAACAAGCGGCTGGTCAAATCCCCCAAGCTCTATTTCTGGGATGTGGGGCTGGCCGCCCACCTGCTGGCTATTGAACAGCCCGGCCAGATCACGCATCATCCTTTGGTGGGAGCCCTGTTTGAAACCTTTGTGGTGACGGAGTTGATGAAACAACGCCTGAACATGGTGCGTGAGCCGCGCCTCTACTATTGGCGCGACAATGCCGGACATGAGGTGGATCTGTTGTTTGAGTCGCCGGCAGGCATTGTGCCGATAGAGATCAAGCTGGGTGCGACTATCCAGCAAAGCGCCTGGAAAGGGATTGACCACTACCGCAAGCTGAATGCGGCTGCCCGGCCGGGGTTGCTCATCTGCGGGGCAACAGAGCGCCAGCAGCGCAGTAACGGCATGCTGGTGGTTGGATATCCCCATATCGGTGATGTTATTGCAGGGCTTGCGTAA
- a CDS encoding putative DNA modification/repair radical SAM protein, which yields MDKLKILADGAKYDVSCSSSGSSRRNGNGIGNAASCGICHTWTSDGRCVSLLKILMTNRCIYDCAYCVNRSSNDTKRVALTPAEVAELTIGFYRRNYIEGLFLSTGVVRSPDYTMELLIQAVRTLRSEYRFNGYIHLKLVPGADPLLVQEAGLWADRISVNLELPTRESLALLAPDKSRDAVVGPMRQVHSLIAINRDERRHSRTAPRFAPAGQSTQLIVGATPDTDRQIVTLSEQLYQRLELKRVYYSAFIPVMQDSRLPALPRSPLRREHRLYQADWLLRYYGFAAHELLDEATPNLDSELDPKTGWALRHRELFPVEINRASYEELLRVPGIGVRSAQRIIRARRQGHLGVEELQRLGVVMKRARYFVTARGRYAGDIRLESGLLRGRLIEPSQKKVVRQMSLPFETPVVDETASTVTGEL from the coding sequence ATGGACAAACTGAAAATCCTGGCCGATGGCGCCAAGTACGACGTTTCCTGCTCCTCCAGCGGCAGCTCCCGGCGCAACGGCAACGGTATCGGCAACGCCGCATCCTGCGGCATCTGCCACACCTGGACCAGCGACGGCCGCTGCGTTTCCCTGCTGAAAATCCTGATGACCAACCGCTGTATCTACGACTGCGCCTACTGCGTCAACCGCAGCAGCAACGACACGAAGCGGGTGGCCCTGACCCCGGCGGAGGTGGCGGAGCTGACCATCGGCTTCTACCGCCGCAACTACATCGAGGGGCTGTTTTTAAGCACCGGTGTGGTCCGCTCCCCGGACTACACCATGGAGCTGCTGATTCAGGCAGTGCGCACCCTGCGCAGCGAATACCGCTTCAACGGCTACATCCACCTGAAGCTGGTGCCGGGGGCTGACCCGCTTTTGGTGCAGGAGGCCGGTCTCTGGGCCGACCGGATCAGCGTCAACCTGGAGCTGCCCACCCGGGAAAGCTTGGCCCTGCTGGCCCCGGACAAGAGCCGCGATGCCGTGGTGGGGCCGATGCGTCAGGTCCACAGCCTGATTGCAATCAACCGGGACGAGCGCAGGCACTCCCGCACGGCTCCCCGCTTTGCCCCTGCCGGGCAGAGCACCCAGTTGATCGTGGGGGCCACCCCGGACACCGACCGCCAGATCGTCACCCTCTCCGAACAACTCTACCAGCGGCTGGAGCTGAAGCGGGTCTACTACTCGGCCTTTATTCCGGTCATGCAGGACAGCCGCCTGCCCGCCCTGCCCAGATCACCGCTGCGACGTGAACATCGCCTCTATCAGGCCGACTGGCTGCTGCGCTACTACGGCTTTGCCGCCCATGAACTGCTGGACGAGGCCACGCCTAACCTGGACAGCGAGCTTGACCCCAAGACCGGCTGGGCCCTGCGCCACCGGGAGCTGTTTCCGGTGGAGATCAACCGGGCCAGCTACGAGGAACTGCTGCGGGTGCCGGGGATCGGCGTCCGCTCCGCCCAGCGGATCATCCGGGCGCGGCGGCAAGGGCATCTGGGAGTGGAGGAATTGCAGCGGCTGGGGGTGGTGATGAAGCGGGCACGGTATTTCGTCACCGCCAGGGGGCGTTACGCCGGGGATATCCGGCTGGAGAGCGGGCTGT
- a CDS encoding putative metalloprotease CJM1_0395 family protein, with the protein MEFSAVADRGAGTVPVRQFSGIPAADGTEAEKRRSVGGRSREPVEDRVTLSAQQPGQALETGQREPKPGERTTADGRSVEDPQVKQTVERLKRTEEKVKAHEAAHKAAGGNLAGSASYSYTQGPDGRSYITGGEVQIDVSGGRTPEETIARMQQVIRAALAPADPSGQDRAVAAQAANQMAQAQQEKRQPESLSGADAGSNATSTGSGEALRPTGDGRVQRAYGDPAVRGREWSQTTSFSAVSEVSAGRMKRGVSREGRPFSIIA; encoded by the coding sequence ATGGAGTTCTCCGCTGTTGCAGACAGGGGAGCCGGGACGGTTCCCGTCCGGCAGTTTTCCGGTATACCGGCGGCAGACGGTACGGAAGCGGAAAAGCGTCGTTCCGTTGGTGGTCGGAGTCGGGAGCCGGTAGAAGACCGGGTAACGCTTTCCGCGCAACAGCCGGGGCAGGCGCTGGAGACCGGGCAGCGGGAGCCGAAGCCGGGTGAGCGGACCACTGCCGACGGCAGAAGCGTTGAAGATCCCCAGGTCAAGCAGACGGTCGAGCGACTGAAGCGCACCGAGGAAAAGGTTAAGGCCCACGAGGCGGCGCACAAGGCGGCAGGGGGCAACCTGGCCGGCAGCGCTTCCTACAGTTACACCCAGGGGCCGGACGGACGCAGTTACATTACCGGTGGCGAGGTGCAGATCGATGTCTCCGGTGGCCGCACGCCGGAGGAGACTATTGCCCGGATGCAGCAGGTGATTCGTGCGGCCCTGGCTCCCGCGGACCCATCCGGCCAGGACCGGGCCGTAGCCGCCCAGGCCGCCAATCAGATGGCCCAGGCCCAACAGGAAAAGCGGCAGCCGGAAAGCCTGTCCGGTGCCGATGCCGGAAGCAACGCGACGTCAACCGGCAGCGGCGAGGCATTGCGGCCGACGGGAGATGGCAGGGTTCAGCGGGCCTATGGTGATCCTGCCGTGCGGGGACGTGAGTGGAGCCAAACGACGTCATTTTCAGCCGTTTCCGAGGTTTCGGCGGGGCGAATGAAACGGGGGGTCAGCCGGGAGGGCAGGCCTTTTTCCATTATTGCCTGA
- a CDS encoding DNA-3-methyladenine glycosylase I, with the protein MTTREASLNRCGWSGSDPLYCRYHDEEWGVPVHDDRLLFEFLTLEGAQAGLSWITILRKRDAYREAFAGFDPEVVARFDQTKIATLLANPGIVRNRLKVESAVSNARAFLAVQEQFGSFNAYMWRFVDGRPVQNSWKSLAEVPASTPVSDALSKDLKQRGFRFVGSTICYAHMQAVGMVNDHTTDCFRWRELRL; encoded by the coding sequence ATGACAACGCGTGAAGCATCATTGAACCGCTGTGGCTGGAGCGGCAGCGACCCGCTCTACTGCCGTTATCACGACGAGGAATGGGGGGTGCCGGTACACGACGACCGCCTGCTCTTTGAGTTCCTGACTTTGGAGGGGGCCCAGGCCGGGCTGTCCTGGATCACCATCCTGCGCAAACGGGACGCCTACCGTGAGGCTTTTGCCGGCTTCGATCCCGAAGTGGTGGCCCGGTTTGATCAGACAAAGATTGCGACGTTACTGGCCAACCCCGGCATTGTGCGCAACCGGCTGAAGGTGGAGTCGGCGGTGAGCAATGCCCGGGCCTTCCTCGCGGTGCAGGAACAGTTCGGCTCGTTCAATGCCTATATGTGGCGTTTTGTTGACGGCAGACCGGTGCAGAACAGCTGGAAGAGCCTGGCGGAGGTGCCGGCCAGCACGCCGGTGTCCGACGCCCTGAGCAAGGATCTCAAGCAACGGGGATTCCGTTTCGTGGGCAGCACCATCTGCTACGCCCACATGCAGGCGGTGGGGATGGTCAACGATCACACCACGGACTGCTTCCGTTGGCGGGAGCTGCGCCTGTAA
- a CDS encoding transglutaminase-like domain-containing protein: MNLYLQSTEIINWQHPAVLATARELAGDQADTTEIARRCFEFVRDEIRHSWDYRRNPVTCVASDVLAHATGYCYAKSHLLAALLRANAIPAGLCYQRLSVGDSGPPYCLHGLNAVWLEEYGWYRIDARGNKPGVDARFCPPYERLAFPVMQPDEADLPEVWPEPLPVVVQVLTRCATVEEVYENLPDLRPAEEC; encoded by the coding sequence ATGAACCTCTACCTCCAATCCACCGAGATCATCAACTGGCAGCATCCGGCGGTGCTGGCCACGGCGCGTGAGCTGGCCGGGGATCAGGCGGACACAACCGAAATCGCCCGGCGCTGTTTCGAGTTCGTGCGGGACGAGATCAGGCACAGTTGGGATTACCGCCGGAATCCGGTGACCTGCGTCGCCTCCGACGTGCTGGCCCACGCCACCGGCTACTGCTACGCCAAGAGCCATCTGCTGGCCGCGCTGTTGCGGGCCAACGCCATACCTGCCGGTCTGTGCTACCAGCGGCTGTCGGTGGGGGATTCCGGCCCGCCCTATTGCCTGCACGGCCTGAACGCGGTCTGGCTTGAGGAGTACGGCTGGTACCGCATCGATGCGCGGGGCAACAAGCCGGGGGTGGATGCCCGCTTCTGCCCGCCGTACGAGCGGCTGGCCTTTCCGGTGATGCAGCCGGATGAGGCCGACCTGCCGGAGGTGTGGCCGGAGCCGCTGCCGGTTGTGGTGCAGGTGTTGACCCGGTGCGCCACGGTTGAAGAGGTCTATGAAAATCTGCCGGACCTGCGTCCGGCGGAGGAATGCTGA
- a CDS encoding MBL fold metallo-hydrolase: protein MKVMPLLAAMLLLTAQVAGAGLTKLSDNVYAYVGVRDASPTNSFAANAGIVIGRDGVLVVDTLISDKEARRFLADIRTVTDKPIRYVVNTHTHLDHAFGNCVFARLGATVISHTADRALLEAMGPGILKNIAAYGLTPEDMAGTEIALPSLSFSDRLTLDLGNETVELIRFAPSHTAGSVVVWLPRQKLAFAGDILFTDFHPYLADGDFGGWATALDSLLALGPEQIVPGHGPLSSNKDLREMKQYLTLFDATARELAARGETGDAIAAELLGKLPKRSLAEWMVGYNLKNRYLKK, encoded by the coding sequence ATGAAAGTCATGCCCCTGTTGGCAGCCATGCTTCTTTTAACCGCCCAGGTGGCCGGTGCCGGCCTGACCAAGCTGTCCGATAACGTCTACGCTTACGTGGGGGTGCGGGACGCCTCCCCAACCAACAGCTTTGCCGCCAACGCCGGTATCGTCATCGGCCGGGACGGGGTACTGGTGGTGGATACGCTGATTTCCGACAAGGAGGCCCGGCGCTTTCTGGCCGACATCCGCACGGTGACCGACAAGCCGATCCGCTACGTGGTCAACACCCATACCCACCTGGATCACGCTTTCGGCAACTGTGTGTTCGCCAGGCTGGGGGCAACGGTGATCTCCCACACCGCTGACCGTGCCCTGCTGGAAGCAATGGGACCCGGCATCCTGAAGAACATTGCGGCCTACGGGCTGACACCTGAGGATATGGCCGGCACCGAAATCGCGCTGCCATCCCTTTCCTTCAGCGACCGCCTCACCCTTGACCTGGGGAATGAAACCGTGGAGCTGATCCGTTTTGCCCCCTCCCATACCGCCGGCAGCGTGGTGGTCTGGCTACCGCGCCAGAAGCTGGCCTTTGCCGGGGATATTCTCTTTACCGACTTTCATCCCTACCTGGCGGACGGTGACTTCGGTGGCTGGGCAACGGCCCTGGACAGCCTGCTGGCGCTGGGACCGGAGCAGATCGTTCCGGGACACGGCCCCCTCTCCTCCAACAAAGATCTGCGGGAGATGAAGCAGTATCTGACGCTGTTCGACGCCACGGCCCGTGAGCTGGCGGCCAGGGGCGAAACGGGCGACGCTATTGCCGCCGAGCTGCTGGGGAAGCTTCCCAAGCGAAGTCTGGCGGAATGGATGGTGGGGTACAACCTCAAAAACCGCTATTTGAAGAAATAG